Proteins encoded by one window of Mycolicibacterium sp. ND9-15:
- a CDS encoding cytochrome P450, translated as MTSAREFSAVDITSEDFWSRPFGERDASFARLRGAEGLSWHPPLPSMFPMEEPGFWALTRRADIAYVSQHPELFTSAQGVALNPMPAEIQRFASFFLTMDPPQHTVYRRLISSAFTPRNVRLIEEQIHKNAVTIVENLVGVGEVEFVSACSAKLPMLTIMDMLGVPSADQPAVAYAAEKLFGMSDEEYASAEERADDPVAQITLLSNTGVELAKFRRTHPGDDLMTSIVNAEVDGHRLTDEEIGAFLILLASAGNDTTKQATTHAMMALVANPAQRDWLMADFDGRIGLAIEEFVRWSSPVLQFARFVTEDTDINGHPVEAGDKVGLFYCSANRDETVFDRPGAFDLARSPNPHLAFGGGGPHFCLGNQLAKAELRNLFHELLTRLSTVEFGEPDLLYSSFVHGVKRLPAVVR; from the coding sequence GTGACATCGGCCCGTGAATTCAGTGCGGTGGACATCACGTCGGAGGACTTCTGGAGTAGGCCGTTCGGCGAGCGCGACGCGTCGTTCGCGCGGCTGCGGGGCGCCGAGGGGTTGAGCTGGCACCCGCCGCTGCCGTCGATGTTCCCGATGGAGGAGCCGGGATTCTGGGCGTTGACGCGACGTGCCGACATCGCCTACGTCAGTCAGCACCCCGAACTGTTCACCTCGGCCCAAGGCGTGGCGCTGAACCCGATGCCCGCCGAGATCCAGCGTTTCGCCTCGTTCTTCCTGACCATGGATCCGCCTCAACACACGGTGTACCGCCGGCTGATCAGTTCTGCGTTCACGCCGCGCAACGTCCGGCTGATCGAGGAGCAGATCCACAAGAACGCGGTCACCATCGTCGAAAACCTCGTCGGCGTAGGCGAAGTCGAGTTTGTGTCGGCGTGTTCGGCCAAGCTGCCGATGTTGACGATCATGGACATGCTCGGCGTGCCGAGCGCCGACCAGCCCGCGGTCGCCTACGCCGCCGAAAAGCTGTTCGGCATGAGCGACGAGGAGTACGCCAGCGCCGAGGAACGCGCCGACGACCCGGTCGCGCAGATCACGCTGCTGTCGAACACCGGGGTGGAGTTGGCCAAGTTCCGTCGTACCCATCCCGGTGACGACCTGATGACGAGCATCGTCAACGCCGAGGTCGACGGGCACCGGCTGACCGACGAGGAGATCGGCGCGTTCCTGATCCTGCTGGCGTCGGCGGGCAACGACACCACCAAGCAGGCGACGACACACGCGATGATGGCGCTCGTCGCCAACCCGGCCCAGCGGGACTGGCTGATGGCGGATTTCGACGGCCGAATCGGTTTGGCGATCGAGGAATTCGTCCGCTGGTCCTCGCCGGTGCTGCAGTTCGCCCGCTTCGTCACCGAAGACACCGACATCAACGGCCACCCGGTCGAGGCGGGGGACAAGGTTGGGCTCTTCTACTGTTCGGCGAACCGGGACGAGACCGTGTTCGACAGGCCCGGTGCGTTCGATCTCGCCCGCTCGCCGAACCCGCACCTCGCTTTCGGCGGCGGGGGTCCGCACTTCTGCCTGGGTAATCAGCTGGCCAAAGCGGAGTTGCGAAACCTGTTCCACGAGTTGCTAACTCGGTTGAGCACCGTCGAGTTCGGCGAGCCCGACCTGCTGTACAGCAGCTTCGTGCACGGCGTCAAACGGCTGCCCGCCGTGGTTCGCTAG
- a CDS encoding TetR/AcrR family transcriptional regulator codes for MTVPVLDADSSTRDRILAATAEVLGRHGMTKLSLSEVALQAHVSRPTLYRWFASKRDLLDAFVVWERQYYERAVAEATADLPPGERLDAALRVIVEYQQSYPGLRMIDIEPEQVIKRLSRVIPLMRQRLERLSTGPDPGLAMSTAVRVAVSHYLVRSDDDADFLAQLRHAARVKHHAPGGDV; via the coding sequence ATGACGGTGCCGGTACTCGACGCGGACTCCTCGACGCGGGATCGCATCCTTGCCGCGACCGCGGAGGTGCTCGGTCGTCACGGCATGACCAAGCTCAGCCTCTCCGAAGTCGCGCTGCAGGCGCACGTGTCGCGTCCCACCCTCTACCGCTGGTTCGCCTCCAAGCGTGACCTGCTCGACGCGTTCGTGGTGTGGGAGCGTCAGTACTACGAACGCGCCGTGGCCGAGGCGACCGCCGATCTGCCACCGGGTGAACGGCTCGACGCGGCGCTGCGGGTGATCGTCGAGTACCAGCAGTCCTATCCGGGCCTGCGGATGATCGACATCGAACCCGAACAGGTGATCAAACGACTTTCCCGGGTCATCCCGTTGATGCGCCAACGGCTGGAACGCTTGTCGACCGGACCCGACCCGGGGCTTGCCATGTCGACGGCGGTACGCGTCGCGGTGTCGCACTACCTGGTGCGCAGCGACGACGACGCCGACTTCCTCGCGCAACTGCGCCACGCCGCCCGGGTCAAACACCACGCGCCGGGAGGCGATGTATGA
- a CDS encoding phosphotransferase family protein: protein MSIPVSVDDLTADWFSTIFDAPVDAARVLDAHSGTTGRARIALTSRSQVPDTVFVKLQPFAPGQRKFLRQIGLGVAEARLFAHIGNELPVRAPRVWHADYDESDGSFVMVLEDLEATGCRFVTPGDEDIVDVAESLVDELAALHAHFRSQNLGWLRTPSGMRSRPEDAEIASRRARFIVSALEQFADEMPPAFARIGELYAARPLEIVALFNEGDRTLVHGDTHSGNLFVDGTRTGFFDWAVAGRAPGVRDVAYFLCNSMPIPTRRTEERALLDRYRAGLARYGVALDEGIAHEQYRLFSVYSWIAAASTAAMGSQWQPIEVSRAAMISTTQAIEDLDVIGLLESRLADRVS from the coding sequence ATGAGCATCCCCGTGTCCGTCGACGACCTCACCGCCGACTGGTTCAGCACGATCTTCGACGCACCGGTGGACGCGGCGCGCGTGCTGGACGCGCATTCAGGCACCACGGGCCGGGCCCGCATCGCGTTGACGTCACGCTCGCAGGTGCCCGACACGGTCTTCGTCAAACTGCAACCGTTCGCGCCCGGGCAGCGGAAGTTCCTGCGCCAGATCGGGCTCGGGGTGGCCGAGGCTCGGCTCTTCGCCCACATCGGCAATGAGCTACCGGTGCGCGCTCCCCGGGTCTGGCACGCCGACTACGACGAGTCCGACGGCTCGTTCGTCATGGTTCTCGAGGACCTCGAGGCCACCGGCTGCCGGTTCGTCACCCCCGGGGACGAGGACATCGTCGACGTCGCCGAATCGCTCGTCGACGAACTGGCAGCACTACACGCCCATTTCCGGTCCCAGAACCTCGGCTGGCTGCGCACGCCGTCGGGTATGCGGAGCAGACCGGAGGATGCCGAGATCGCGTCGAGGCGAGCGCGTTTCATCGTCTCCGCACTCGAACAGTTCGCCGACGAAATGCCGCCTGCCTTTGCGCGGATCGGCGAGTTGTACGCGGCGCGCCCGCTGGAGATCGTCGCACTGTTCAACGAGGGCGACCGCACCCTCGTGCACGGCGACACCCACAGCGGCAACCTGTTCGTCGACGGCACCCGCACCGGTTTCTTCGATTGGGCGGTCGCCGGCCGGGCACCCGGCGTTCGCGATGTCGCGTACTTCCTGTGCAACTCGATGCCGATCCCGACACGTCGCACCGAGGAGCGCGCTTTGCTCGACCGATATCGGGCCGGCCTCGCCCGGTACGGGGTCGCGCTCGACGAGGGCATCGCGCACGAGCAGTACCGCTTGTTCTCGGTCTACTCGTGGATAGCCGCCGCATCCACCGCCGCGATGGGTTCGCAGTGGCAGCCGATTGAGGTGTCACGTGCGGCGATGATCAGCACGACGCAGGCCATCGAGGACCTCGATGTCATCGGCCTGCTCGAGAGCCGGTTGGCCGACCGCGTCAGCTGA
- a CDS encoding phosphotransferase family protein: MTSDGDVRGRLTGWLAGRVPDAADLRVEGLDRVEFGHSAEMLTLTIVTGTGPGEIRSDVVVRLRPRPPALLEPYDLARQFTVLQALHGSSVRVPRAMWLEDTGAVLGRPFFVMERVAGTVYEMEAPDTSRDGVRRMCESLTDQLAAIHTVDIAAAGLAAMDDGTDHLDREIGHWAGEMERVKRGPLPALERLLEELNTSRPQRCSNVTLLHGDAKPGNFAFVDDEVSLVFDWELTTVGDPLTDIGYLELLWRMPVGIPSHDAALSIDEIIARYEASSGIEVRHREWYRALNAFKLAVINLVGAHLYDTGATDDQRFALNAYGIPLFTQMGLADLGVSDKLDDGPVMPARSA; the protein is encoded by the coding sequence ATGACCTCCGACGGAGATGTCCGCGGTCGCCTCACAGGGTGGCTGGCGGGTCGAGTCCCCGACGCCGCCGACCTTCGAGTGGAGGGGCTGGACCGCGTCGAGTTCGGTCACTCGGCGGAGATGCTGACCCTAACGATCGTCACTGGTACCGGCCCGGGCGAAATCCGCAGCGACGTCGTGGTCCGGCTGCGGCCCCGGCCGCCCGCGCTTCTCGAACCCTATGACCTGGCACGGCAGTTCACCGTGCTGCAAGCCCTGCACGGTTCTTCGGTGCGGGTGCCGCGGGCGATGTGGCTCGAGGACACCGGTGCCGTTCTCGGCCGCCCTTTCTTCGTGATGGAGCGGGTGGCGGGGACCGTCTACGAGATGGAAGCGCCGGACACGTCACGCGACGGTGTGCGGCGAATGTGCGAGAGCCTGACCGATCAACTCGCCGCCATCCACACCGTCGACATCGCCGCCGCGGGATTGGCTGCCATGGACGACGGGACTGACCACCTCGACCGCGAAATCGGGCACTGGGCCGGTGAGATGGAGCGCGTGAAACGAGGGCCGCTGCCGGCGCTCGAGCGGCTCCTGGAGGAGTTGAACACCTCTCGGCCGCAACGCTGTTCGAATGTGACGCTGCTGCACGGCGATGCCAAGCCGGGCAATTTCGCGTTCGTCGACGACGAGGTGAGTTTGGTGTTCGACTGGGAACTGACCACCGTCGGTGACCCGTTGACCGACATCGGTTACCTCGAACTGTTGTGGCGCATGCCGGTCGGCATCCCCTCTCACGACGCGGCCCTTTCGATCGACGAGATCATCGCCCGCTACGAAGCGTCGAGCGGAATCGAGGTCCGGCACCGAGAGTGGTACCGGGCGCTGAACGCGTTCAAGTTGGCCGTGATCAACCTCGTCGGCGCCCATCTGTACGACACCGGTGCCACCGACGATCAGCGATTCGCGCTGAACGCCTACGGGATACCGCTGTTCACCCAAATGGGTCTGGCCGACCTCGGCGTATCCGACAAACTCGACGACGGCCCCGTCATGCCCGCGAGAAGCGCGTGA
- a CDS encoding DUF7064 domain-containing protein — translation MGYSAADESFTHQLPRPFDEVHHPDATWSDRCYFFAASPSGDVLLTSGYGNNPNTGTGLGYIKVTLADGRHYDLLAGRPVDGAARAEVGAGPMRWTCVEPLKKWRLDVEPNNSGIAWELYYEPTAPMWEMLPLHVTGKDGRVIADMYHMKEPGRWSGWVEIEGERICVDGFHGGRDRTFGVRVADEIDFWLWLDAGFEDRAIEAWVFETSDGTVTYVDGGITHHDGTLSKRFVKIEHDVEFDADRKRPARAVLVFTDEDGEQYRVTADSPNQHVNVYYGLPMSKCRYEDLGGGAYFIHFQWDSSDREELVENEDKAMALDQLMRFDFEGRTGWGIFEILMGGAAYRRYPNWQPMDMAKFKQDRRAVDRPPAPEAQA, via the coding sequence ATGGGATACAGCGCCGCCGACGAGTCGTTCACTCACCAGTTGCCTCGACCGTTCGACGAAGTGCACCATCCGGACGCCACGTGGTCGGACCGGTGCTACTTCTTCGCCGCGTCACCCTCCGGCGATGTGTTGCTGACGTCCGGCTACGGCAACAACCCGAACACCGGGACGGGCCTCGGGTACATCAAGGTGACGCTCGCCGACGGCCGCCATTACGACCTGCTGGCCGGCCGCCCGGTCGACGGCGCGGCCAGGGCGGAGGTCGGCGCCGGCCCAATGCGGTGGACATGCGTTGAGCCGCTGAAGAAGTGGCGACTCGACGTCGAACCCAACAATTCCGGAATCGCGTGGGAGCTGTACTACGAACCGACCGCCCCGATGTGGGAAATGCTTCCCCTGCACGTCACAGGCAAAGACGGCAGGGTGATCGCCGACATGTACCACATGAAGGAGCCGGGACGGTGGTCCGGCTGGGTCGAGATCGAGGGTGAGCGTATCTGCGTGGACGGTTTCCACGGCGGCCGCGACCGTACCTTCGGCGTACGGGTCGCCGACGAGATCGACTTCTGGCTGTGGCTCGACGCGGGTTTCGAAGACCGCGCCATCGAAGCATGGGTCTTCGAAACCTCCGACGGCACAGTGACATACGTCGACGGAGGCATCACCCACCACGACGGCACGCTGTCCAAGCGTTTCGTCAAGATCGAGCACGACGTCGAATTCGACGCCGACCGCAAACGCCCGGCCCGGGCGGTGCTCGTCTTCACCGACGAAGACGGCGAGCAGTACCGCGTCACCGCGGACTCACCGAATCAACACGTCAACGTCTACTACGGACTGCCGATGTCGAAGTGCAGGTACGAGGATCTGGGCGGCGGGGCCTATTTCATCCACTTCCAGTGGGACAGCAGCGACCGCGAAGAGTTGGTAGAGAACGAGGACAAGGCCATGGCGCTGGATCAGCTGATGCGCTTCGACTTCGAGGGTCGCACCGGCTGGGGCATCTTCGAGATCCTCATGGGCGGTGCGGCATACCGCCGCTATCCCAACTGGCAACCGATGGACATGGCGAAGTTCAAGCAGGACAGGAGGGCGGTCGATCGTCCGCCCGCACCCGAGGCGCAGGCATGA